The Methylacidimicrobium sp. B4 genome contains a region encoding:
- a CDS encoding form I ribulose bisphosphate carboxylase large subunit encodes MVKHDGQGQKKSRWSAGVSPYAEMGYYNAGYKPKETDIIAAFRLVPQPGMDPVEAGAAVAGESSTATWTVVWTDRLTAYEHYQGKCYRVDPVPGSDQYIAYIAYDLDLFEEGSIANLSSSIIGNVFGFKALKSVRLEDMRIPPHYTKTFQGPAHGIMMEREYLNKYGRPLLGATVKPKLGLSARNYGRVVYEALRGGLDFTKDDENINSQPFMRWRDRWLFAMEAVNRAQADTGEVKGHYLNVTAATMEEMYERADFAKELGSVVVMVDLTAGFTAIQSMAKWARRNGLLLHLHRAGHSTYTRQKSHGVNFRVIAKWMRLAGVDHIHAGTVVGKLEGDVHSVQGYYRTLRCNRTEAEPSLGLYFEQDWASMAAVMPVASGGIHAGQMHLLLHYLGEDCILQFGGGTIGHPDGIAAGATANRVALEAMIQARNEGRDYLHEGPEILEKAARHSPSLRKALEIWKDVSFEFESTDVPDAVATPELV; translated from the coding sequence ATGGTGAAGCACGATGGGCAGGGGCAGAAGAAGAGCCGGTGGTCGGCCGGGGTGAGTCCGTATGCGGAGATGGGGTACTACAACGCGGGCTACAAGCCGAAGGAGACCGACATCATTGCGGCGTTTCGGCTGGTGCCGCAGCCGGGGATGGATCCGGTGGAGGCGGGGGCGGCGGTGGCCGGGGAGAGCTCGACGGCGACCTGGACGGTGGTATGGACCGACCGGTTGACGGCCTACGAGCACTATCAGGGGAAGTGTTATCGGGTCGATCCGGTGCCGGGGAGCGACCAGTACATCGCCTATATCGCCTATGACCTGGATCTATTTGAGGAGGGTTCGATTGCGAACCTCTCCTCTTCGATCATTGGGAACGTCTTTGGGTTCAAGGCGCTCAAGTCGGTGCGGTTGGAGGATATGCGGATTCCGCCGCACTACACCAAGACCTTTCAGGGGCCGGCGCATGGGATCATGATGGAGCGGGAGTATCTGAACAAGTATGGGCGTCCGCTGCTTGGGGCGACGGTGAAGCCGAAGCTGGGGCTTTCGGCTCGGAACTACGGGCGGGTGGTCTACGAGGCGTTGCGTGGGGGGTTGGACTTTACGAAGGACGACGAGAACATCAACAGCCAGCCCTTCATGCGGTGGCGGGACCGGTGGCTTTTTGCGATGGAGGCGGTCAACCGGGCGCAGGCGGACACGGGGGAGGTCAAGGGGCATTATCTCAACGTGACGGCGGCGACGATGGAGGAGATGTACGAGCGGGCCGACTTTGCGAAGGAGCTGGGGAGTGTCGTGGTGATGGTCGACCTGACGGCGGGCTTTACGGCGATTCAGTCGATGGCGAAGTGGGCTCGGCGCAATGGGTTGCTTCTTCATTTGCATCGGGCGGGTCATAGCACCTACACGAGGCAGAAGAGCCACGGGGTCAACTTCCGGGTGATTGCCAAGTGGATGCGGCTGGCGGGGGTGGACCACATTCATGCGGGGACGGTGGTGGGGAAGCTCGAGGGGGATGTCCACTCGGTGCAGGGCTACTACCGGACCTTGCGGTGCAACCGGACCGAGGCGGAGCCCTCCTTGGGGCTCTACTTCGAGCAGGACTGGGCGTCGATGGCGGCGGTGATGCCGGTGGCCTCGGGCGGGATTCACGCGGGGCAGATGCATCTGTTGCTCCACTACTTGGGGGAGGATTGCATCTTGCAGTTTGGCGGGGGGACCATTGGGCATCCGGACGGGATTGCGGCTGGGGCGACGGCGAACCGGGTGGCGCTGGAGGCGATGATTCAGGCGCGCAACGAAGGGCGGGACTACCTGCACGAAGGGCCGGAGATCCTGGAGAAGGCTGCGCGGCATTCGCCTTCGCTTCGGAAGGCCCTGGAGATTTGGAAGGATGTGAGCTTTGAGTTTGAGTCGACCGACGTGCCGGATGCGGTGGCGACTCCGGAGCTCGTCTAA
- the obgE gene encoding GTPase ObgE — protein MFVDRVRIFVKAGDGGRGCVSFRRAPYEPHGGPDGGDGGKGGDVVLVLDPHRNDLSHLFLAPHQVAQDGRPGMGATKAGRKGAELVLPIPPGTVVSRIPGSPEQGSKLLPLPPRDAELDRVADLTPPTRRFVLCQGGRGGWGNWHFRGPRNQAPRRADPGKPGESGQFVLELKLLADIGLVGLPNAGKSSLLRRLTSAEPKVADYPFTTLSPTVGVLEWPDGHRLTVADIPGLIRDAHLGKGLGDEFLRHVERCRLLLFVLDLSGRDPLDDFHLLRRELEAYGHGLAERPFLVVGNKTDLRTARRAALRRARPGGEEPRFVSALTGEGITELTTAFRHRLDPHPFPASRQEAVCVSAEEIG, from the coding sequence ATGTTTGTCGATCGAGTGAGGATCTTCGTCAAGGCCGGGGACGGCGGCCGCGGATGCGTGAGCTTCCGGCGGGCTCCCTACGAGCCGCATGGCGGCCCCGACGGCGGGGATGGCGGAAAAGGAGGCGATGTCGTGCTCGTCCTCGACCCCCACCGGAACGATCTTTCCCATCTCTTCCTCGCTCCGCACCAGGTTGCCCAGGATGGGCGTCCCGGCATGGGCGCCACGAAGGCCGGACGCAAGGGTGCGGAGCTGGTTTTGCCGATCCCGCCGGGAACGGTCGTGAGCCGGATCCCCGGCTCCCCCGAGCAGGGTTCGAAGCTGCTTCCCCTGCCCCCGCGAGACGCGGAGCTCGACCGGGTCGCCGACCTCACGCCACCGACCCGTCGATTCGTCCTCTGTCAGGGCGGAAGAGGGGGATGGGGCAACTGGCATTTCCGTGGTCCCCGGAACCAGGCTCCCCGCCGCGCCGATCCCGGAAAGCCGGGGGAGTCCGGGCAATTCGTCCTCGAGCTCAAGCTCTTGGCCGATATCGGGCTCGTCGGGCTTCCCAACGCAGGGAAGTCGAGCCTGCTGCGCCGCCTCACCTCGGCGGAGCCGAAGGTCGCCGACTACCCCTTCACGACGCTTTCGCCAACCGTCGGCGTCCTCGAATGGCCCGACGGACATCGGCTCACCGTGGCGGACATTCCGGGGCTGATCCGCGATGCGCATCTCGGAAAGGGGCTCGGGGATGAATTTCTCCGCCATGTCGAGCGGTGCCGGCTCTTGCTTTTCGTGCTCGACCTCTCCGGAAGGGATCCCCTGGACGACTTTCATCTCTTGCGGCGAGAGCTCGAGGCCTATGGTCACGGGCTCGCCGAACGACCCTTCCTGGTGGTGGGGAACAAGACAGACCTGCGCACCGCGCGCAGAGCCGCCCTGCGGCGCGCCCGTCCCGGCGGGGAGGAGCCCCGCTTTGTCTCCGCCTTGACCGGAGAAGGCATCACCGAGCTCACGACCGCCTTTCGGCACCGGCTCGACCCGCACCCCTTCCCGGCAAGCCGCCAGGAAGCCGTCTGCGTTTCGGCCGAGGAGATTGGATGA
- a CDS encoding proteasome accessory factor PafA2 family protein → MRRIAGLETEYGCLSQRTMESPPVPERVRDHLFYREGVGLIDVHDRDYDEPAGNGGFLFNGGRLYLDMGHIEYCTAECRFLGDLLASDRAGEKLLQRALNDLGIAGESSFIKNNIDHYTGATFGCHENYLLQRDAPLSQGNVDALLAFLAVRGLMVGAGRVGTVMVPRGVDRGARTRALPFQVMQRADYIQTEIYEWVQFNRALINARDEPLGDPCRFRRFHLLLGDSNMLPFCQALKVGSTSLVLDLLEADRMPRLALADPVRAMHQISHCPDGPWLIELSDGRRWTAVELLEHFLTAASRLDREEDRDTVWTCLAWEEVLRGLREDTEALLGKVDWITKRHLLELFRTQEGVGWDDPWMESLDLEYHNLNEKRSLAALIPQPSLEALGLPGLGDHDPERDAPRNTRAHARSQLMRRMAAGKISYVIDWDYVQVGNSGYYSLEDPFVSAVPSKAELPGLCEDLELRSK, encoded by the coding sequence ATGCGGCGGATTGCGGGCCTGGAGACGGAATATGGCTGCCTTTCGCAGCGGACCATGGAGAGTCCGCCCGTGCCGGAGCGGGTGCGCGACCATCTCTTCTACCGGGAGGGCGTGGGCCTGATCGATGTCCACGACCGGGATTACGACGAGCCCGCAGGCAACGGCGGGTTCCTCTTCAACGGTGGCCGGCTCTATCTCGACATGGGGCACATCGAATATTGCACCGCCGAATGTCGCTTCCTGGGGGATCTGCTCGCTTCCGACCGGGCGGGCGAGAAGCTGCTGCAACGGGCCCTGAACGACTTGGGCATCGCGGGGGAGTCCTCGTTCATCAAGAACAACATCGATCACTACACGGGCGCGACCTTCGGCTGCCACGAAAACTATCTTCTCCAGCGCGACGCCCCGCTTTCCCAGGGAAACGTCGACGCGCTGCTCGCCTTTCTGGCTGTCCGAGGGCTGATGGTCGGAGCCGGCCGGGTCGGGACGGTGATGGTGCCCAGGGGGGTCGACCGGGGAGCCCGCACGCGCGCCCTGCCGTTTCAGGTGATGCAGCGCGCCGACTACATCCAGACCGAGATCTACGAGTGGGTCCAGTTCAACCGAGCGCTGATCAACGCCCGGGACGAGCCCTTGGGGGATCCCTGCCGCTTTCGCCGCTTCCATCTCCTCCTTGGGGACTCGAACATGCTTCCGTTCTGCCAGGCCCTCAAGGTCGGCAGCACCTCCCTCGTGCTCGACCTCTTGGAGGCGGACCGGATGCCTCGCCTCGCCCTGGCCGACCCGGTGCGCGCGATGCATCAGATCAGCCACTGTCCCGACGGCCCCTGGCTCATCGAGCTCTCCGACGGAAGGAGATGGACGGCTGTGGAGCTTCTGGAGCACTTCCTGACGGCGGCCAGCCGGCTCGATCGGGAAGAGGATCGGGACACGGTCTGGACCTGTCTTGCCTGGGAAGAGGTCTTGCGCGGCTTGCGCGAGGACACCGAGGCTCTCCTGGGCAAGGTTGACTGGATCACCAAGCGCCACCTGCTCGAGCTCTTTCGCACCCAGGAAGGGGTAGGTTGGGACGATCCGTGGATGGAGAGCCTCGATCTCGAATACCACAACCTCAATGAAAAGCGGAGCTTGGCGGCTCTGATCCCCCAGCCTTCGCTCGAGGCCCTCGGCTTGCCTGGCCTGGGGGACCATGATCCGGAGCGGGACGCGCCCCGGAATACCCGGGCCCACGCACGGAGCCAGCTCATGCGGCGAATGGCCGCAGGCAAGATCTCGTATGTGATCGACTGGGACTATGTGCAGGTGGGCAACAGCGGCTACTACTCCTTGGAAGATCCCTTCGTGAGTGCCGTACCGTCGAAGGCGGAGCTACCGGGCCTGTGCGAGGACCTGGAGCTCCGCTCCAAATAG
- a CDS encoding ribulose bisphosphate carboxylase small subunit yields MRLTQGTFSYLPDLTEEEIRAQVEYCLRNGWAVSIEFTDDPHPRNVYWEMWGLPMFDLKDPAGVMHELAECRKARPQDYIRLSGYNRQQGYQSTMLSFLVQRPKEEPGFFLDRMEAADRQIRYTTRPYAAQKPPGQRY; encoded by the coding sequence ATGAGACTGACGCAAGGGACGTTTTCGTATCTGCCGGATTTGACCGAGGAGGAGATTCGGGCGCAGGTGGAGTACTGCTTGCGCAACGGATGGGCGGTGAGCATCGAGTTTACCGATGATCCGCATCCGCGGAATGTCTACTGGGAGATGTGGGGGCTGCCGATGTTCGACCTGAAGGATCCGGCGGGGGTGATGCACGAGCTGGCGGAGTGCCGGAAGGCGCGTCCTCAGGACTACATCCGGCTTAGCGGCTACAACCGGCAGCAGGGGTATCAGAGCACGATGCTCTCGTTTCTGGTGCAGCGGCCGAAGGAGGAGCCCGGCTTTTTCCTCGACCGGATGGAGGCCGCGGATCGACAGATCCGCTACACCACCCGCCCCTACGCCGCCCAGAAGCCTCCCGGCCAGCGGTACTAA
- the ffh gene encoding signal recognition particle protein, with product MLELLQKKLESVFRNLRGYGKLSEANVADALREIRLALLAADVHYPVAKRLCEEIQKSALGREALASIRPGDQFVKIFHDELVRLLGEGERGIRPERPIRLLLCGLNGSGKTTTAAKLALWFRKQHQKVALVAGDLTRPAAREQLQRLGEQIQVPVYSWPEGTPLETVVREGRARGERERVDVLIFDAAGRLDVDAELLEELAGVAGLWEPGESLLVVDAATGQVAVKVAEAFAAKVPLTGLVLSRADGDARGGAALSIQQVTGIPIKFLGVGEKPDALQAFVPERFVGRLLGMGDIVALVDRAQSEIDTQSMEEMAKRLKSNEFSLQDFLTQLRLMKKMGPLESLLALLPGLPGKEAVKVDEKKVKQVEAIILSMTPEERRRPGILNGRRRLRIARGSGTQVTDVNDLLRKFDSMRKMMRKISKGAGRGWPKLGFPGALSG from the coding sequence ATGCTCGAACTCCTCCAGAAAAAGCTCGAATCGGTCTTCCGCAACCTTCGCGGATACGGAAAGCTCTCCGAGGCGAACGTCGCCGACGCGCTCCGCGAGATCCGCCTCGCCCTGCTCGCCGCCGACGTCCACTACCCGGTGGCCAAGCGGCTCTGCGAGGAGATCCAGAAGAGCGCCCTCGGGCGGGAAGCGCTGGCCAGCATTCGACCGGGAGATCAGTTCGTCAAGATCTTCCACGACGAGCTCGTGCGCCTGCTGGGAGAGGGCGAGCGCGGGATCCGGCCCGAGCGGCCCATTCGCCTCCTCCTCTGCGGGCTCAACGGCTCGGGGAAGACGACGACGGCGGCAAAGCTGGCCCTCTGGTTCCGGAAGCAGCACCAGAAGGTGGCGCTGGTCGCTGGGGACCTGACCCGTCCCGCTGCGCGCGAGCAGCTCCAGCGGCTCGGTGAGCAGATCCAGGTTCCGGTCTATTCCTGGCCGGAGGGGACCCCGCTCGAAACGGTCGTTCGGGAAGGACGGGCACGAGGTGAGCGGGAAAGAGTCGATGTCTTGATTTTCGACGCCGCGGGCCGCCTCGATGTCGACGCCGAGCTGCTCGAGGAGCTTGCGGGCGTGGCCGGGCTCTGGGAGCCGGGAGAGTCACTCTTGGTCGTCGATGCGGCGACCGGACAGGTGGCGGTGAAGGTGGCGGAAGCCTTTGCGGCCAAGGTGCCCCTTACCGGGCTGGTCCTGTCGAGGGCCGATGGCGACGCCCGGGGCGGCGCGGCTCTCTCGATCCAGCAGGTGACGGGCATTCCGATCAAGTTCCTGGGCGTGGGAGAGAAGCCTGATGCCTTGCAGGCCTTCGTCCCCGAGCGATTCGTCGGAAGGCTCCTGGGCATGGGAGACATCGTGGCCCTCGTCGATCGGGCTCAGTCGGAAATCGACACCCAGTCGATGGAGGAGATGGCCAAGCGGCTCAAGAGCAATGAATTCAGCCTCCAGGATTTTCTCACGCAGCTCCGGCTCATGAAGAAGATGGGACCGCTCGAGAGCCTGTTGGCGCTCCTTCCGGGGCTTCCTGGCAAGGAAGCGGTCAAGGTCGATGAGAAGAAGGTCAAGCAGGTCGAGGCGATCATCCTCTCCATGACGCCCGAGGAGCGGCGCCGCCCGGGGATTCTCAACGGACGTCGTCGGTTGCGCATCGCCCGCGGGAGCGGAACGCAGGTCACCGATGTCAATGATCTCTTGCGGAAATTCGACTCGATGCGGAAGATGATGCGGAAGATTTCCAAGGGAGCGGGAAGGGGCTGGCCGAAGCTGGGCTTTCCCGGAGCCCTGTCTGGATGA
- a CDS encoding ribonuclease HII yields the protein MRKPEPAGQSNPRRRGVDRRLELLLAEQGLSPAAGVDEVGRGCLAGPLVAAAVILPPGIPLHPKLDDSKRLEPRHRSEVCHWIVGLPGVAYGVGFASVEEIDRWNVLGATMLAMSRAVAALPERPGVVLVDGREAPPLELPVRAIIGGDGRCACIAAASILAKVRRDQWMTEIDREHPRFGFARHKGYGTAEHWDALRIHGPTPLHRRSFLGRLSAEAMPDLPWDKGV from the coding sequence GTGCGGAAACCGGAGCCTGCGGGTCAATCGAATCCCCGGAGGCGGGGAGTCGACCGGCGGCTCGAGCTCCTGCTTGCCGAGCAAGGCCTCTCGCCCGCCGCGGGCGTGGACGAGGTGGGCCGCGGCTGCCTCGCCGGGCCCCTTGTCGCTGCAGCCGTCATCTTGCCTCCGGGGATTCCCCTCCACCCGAAGCTCGACGATTCCAAGCGGCTCGAGCCGCGGCACCGGTCGGAGGTCTGCCACTGGATCGTCGGCTTGCCGGGTGTGGCGTACGGAGTCGGCTTTGCCTCCGTCGAGGAGATCGATCGCTGGAACGTCCTGGGGGCGACGATGCTCGCGATGTCTCGGGCCGTTGCGGCACTGCCCGAAAGGCCCGGAGTCGTCCTGGTCGACGGTAGGGAGGCTCCCCCCCTCGAGCTGCCCGTTCGCGCAATCATCGGTGGAGATGGCCGCTGCGCCTGCATCGCTGCCGCTTCGATCCTGGCCAAGGTCAGGCGTGACCAGTGGATGACCGAGATCGACCGGGAGCATCCCCGCTTCGGCTTCGCCCGCCACAAGGGCTACGGGACCGCAGAGCATTGGGATGCCCTACGGATTCACGGCCCGACCCCTTTACACCGCCGAAGCTTCCTCGGTCGGCTCTCCGCGGAAGCGATGCCCGATCTTCCGTGGGACAAAGGGGTCTGA
- the rpmA gene encoding 50S ribosomal protein L27, producing MAHKKGQGSTRNGRDSHSKRLGVKRYGGQRVRSGNILIRQRGTRFHPGENVGQGRDFTLFALADGIVRWDRRNRRVHIEPQPRA from the coding sequence ATGGCACACAAGAAGGGGCAGGGAAGCACGCGGAACGGGCGCGACAGCCACAGCAAGCGCCTGGGGGTAAAGCGTTACGGCGGGCAGCGCGTCCGCAGCGGCAACATCTTGATCCGGCAGCGGGGAACGCGATTCCACCCGGGGGAGAATGTCGGGCAGGGGCGGGACTTCACCTTGTTCGCCCTCGCCGACGGGATCGTCCGTTGGGACCGCCGGAACCGAAGAGTCCACATCGAGCCCCAGCCGCGCGCCTGA
- the rpsP gene encoding 30S ribosomal protein S16, translating into MAVVVRLRREGRKNRPFFRIVVADRRAARDGKFLESVGTYDPVVKEGGVQVKLDRIEFWRKQGAQMSETVARIVKTAPSEPAEKEEASPAAS; encoded by the coding sequence ATGGCAGTGGTAGTTCGTTTACGGAGGGAGGGGCGCAAGAACCGGCCCTTCTTTCGCATCGTGGTCGCCGACCGGCGGGCGGCTCGGGACGGCAAGTTCCTGGAATCAGTCGGAACCTACGATCCGGTCGTGAAGGAAGGCGGGGTTCAGGTGAAGCTCGACCGGATCGAATTCTGGAGAAAGCAGGGAGCGCAGATGAGCGAGACCGTTGCGCGCATCGTGAAGACCGCTCCGAGCGAGCCTGCGGAAAAGGAAGAAGCCTCCCCGGCGGCGTCGTGA
- the trmD gene encoding tRNA (guanosine(37)-N1)-methyltransferase TrmD, translated as MRIDVITLFPALLEAAARESILGRAIGSGRLDFHVHQLRDYARDRHRTVDDRPYGGGPGMVLKCEPLVEAIEAVQALAEKAPIRLLSPGGRTFDQAMAWEFSRAPRLIFVCGHYEGVDQRVIDHWVDEEVSIGDFVVANGAVAVLPIIDAVARLLPGVLGNAESVLHESFEDALLEGPQYTRPAVFREWGVPEILLSGDHGAIGRWRRSMAEEKTRRVRTDLWERRGKGESDERNRAD; from the coding sequence GTGCGGATCGATGTCATCACCCTCTTCCCCGCGCTCTTGGAGGCGGCGGCGCGGGAGAGCATCCTGGGAAGGGCGATTGGGAGCGGGCGGCTCGATTTCCACGTGCACCAGCTCCGGGACTACGCCCGTGACCGGCACAGGACCGTCGACGATCGGCCCTATGGGGGCGGACCGGGGATGGTGCTCAAATGCGAGCCCCTGGTCGAAGCGATCGAGGCGGTCCAAGCCCTGGCGGAGAAGGCGCCCATCCGCCTCCTGTCTCCGGGAGGAAGAACCTTCGATCAGGCCATGGCCTGGGAGTTTTCCCGCGCTCCTCGGCTGATCTTTGTTTGCGGCCACTACGAAGGAGTCGATCAGCGGGTGATCGACCATTGGGTTGACGAGGAGGTTTCGATCGGAGACTTCGTCGTCGCCAACGGGGCCGTAGCCGTCCTGCCGATCATCGACGCGGTCGCCCGTCTGCTTCCCGGCGTTCTGGGAAATGCAGAATCGGTGTTGCACGAATCCTTCGAAGATGCTCTTCTAGAGGGTCCGCAATATACACGGCCGGCCGTCTTCCGGGAGTGGGGGGTGCCCGAAATCCTTCTGTCCGGAGATCACGGAGCGATCGGGCGGTGGCGCCGCTCCATGGCGGAAGAGAAGACGCGGCGCGTGAGAACGGATTTGTGGGAGCGGAGAGGAAAAGGAGAGAGCGATGAACGTAATCGAGCGGATTGA
- a CDS encoding YraN family protein, translating into MLGLPWAFFPRPLLQKRNLGAWGEREAARFLRRKHYRILLRNVRIGGGEIDLVCRDGSVLVFVEVKTRSSTSHGEPCEAVDPGKRARLVRAAYAYLEELGRDEVTYRFDIVEVLAQGSGKPILRHLPDAFGPPGS; encoded by the coding sequence ATGCTCGGCCTCCCTTGGGCTTTCTTCCCACGACCCCTGCTGCAGAAGAGGAACCTGGGAGCGTGGGGGGAGCGCGAGGCCGCACGGTTCCTTCGTCGCAAGCACTACCGGATCCTCCTGCGCAACGTGCGGATCGGGGGCGGGGAGATCGACCTCGTCTGCCGGGATGGGTCCGTGCTCGTCTTCGTCGAGGTGAAGACCCGCAGCTCGACGAGCCATGGCGAGCCATGCGAGGCTGTCGACCCCGGGAAGCGGGCGCGCCTGGTGCGGGCCGCCTACGCCTACCTGGAGGAGCTGGGACGGGACGAGGTGACCTACCGCTTCGACATCGTCGAGGTGCTCGCCCAGGGTTCCGGAAAGCCGATCCTCCGACATCTGCCCGATGCGTTCGGTCCGCCAGGCTCTTGA
- the rplS gene encoding 50S ribosomal protein L19 → MNVIERIEQEQFKKELPRFAVGDSVRVHSRIREGDKERVQVFQGIVIARKGHGIHAAFTVRRLSYGEGIERIYRLHSPWIEKIEVERSSKVRRAKLYYLRGRKGKEAVLGRK, encoded by the coding sequence ATGAACGTAATCGAGCGGATTGAGCAGGAGCAGTTCAAGAAAGAGCTTCCCCGGTTTGCGGTCGGCGACAGCGTGCGGGTCCACTCACGCATTCGCGAGGGTGATAAGGAGCGGGTTCAGGTCTTTCAGGGCATCGTGATCGCCCGCAAGGGACACGGAATCCATGCGGCGTTCACCGTTCGGCGGCTCAGTTATGGAGAGGGAATCGAGCGCATCTATCGCCTCCACTCCCCCTGGATCGAGAAGATCGAGGTGGAACGGAGCTCCAAGGTGCGGCGGGCCAAGCTCTATTACCTGCGGGGCAGGAAGGGCAAGGAGGCCGTCCTCGGTCGAAAATAG
- the rplU gene encoding 50S ribosomal protein L21: MIAVIRAGGKQYRAEEGAVLEIELPKKGILAGERLTTEEVLLIESDGKTEVGTPRVPGARAVLEVLEEIRAPKVVAFRYKRRKGYHRTVGHRQRLARVRVVELAIDKKGK; the protein is encoded by the coding sequence ATGATTGCAGTGATTCGCGCCGGCGGGAAGCAATACCGCGCGGAAGAGGGGGCCGTGCTCGAAATCGAGCTCCCGAAGAAGGGCATTTTAGCCGGAGAGAGGCTGACCACCGAAGAGGTGCTCCTCATCGAAAGCGACGGGAAAACCGAGGTCGGCACCCCTCGCGTGCCGGGAGCGAGAGCGGTGTTGGAAGTCCTGGAGGAGATCCGAGCCCCCAAGGTAGTTGCTTTCCGCTACAAGCGCCGCAAGGGGTATCACCGGACGGTGGGTCATCGACAGCGACTGGCGCGCGTCCGCGTGGTGGAGCTCGCCATCGACAAGAAAGGAAAGTAG